In one window of Bos taurus isolate L1 Dominette 01449 registration number 42190680 breed Hereford chromosome 4, ARS-UCD2.0, whole genome shotgun sequence DNA:
- the LOC112446373 gene encoding large ribosomal subunit protein uL22m-like — protein MSFDQALAQLEFSDQKTGAPIMKEVLLKAQDIAVGDHNVEFRSNLYMAKSTSGQGQYLIHIDISMEVALGSWDYFVKLVDGPSPPREAPKTV, from the coding sequence ATGTCCTTTGACCAGGCtttggctcaactggaattcagtGACCAAAAAACAGGGGCCCCAATAATGAAAGAGGTTCTCTTAAAAGCCCAAGATATAGCAGTGGGAGATCACAATGTGGAGTTCAGATCCAACTTATATATGGCTAAGTCCACTTCAGGGCAAGGCCAGTACTTGATACACATTGATATCAGCATGGAGGTGGCTTTGGGATCATGGGATTATTTTGTGAAGTTGGTGGATGGCCCCTCACCTCCACGTGAGGCACCAAAGACAGTGTAA